From one Brachypodium distachyon strain Bd21 chromosome 4, Brachypodium_distachyon_v3.0, whole genome shotgun sequence genomic stretch:
- the LOC100842980 gene encoding LOW QUALITY PROTEIN: putative serpin-Z8 (The sequence of the model RefSeq protein was modified relative to this genomic sequence to represent the inferred CDS: inserted 2 bases in 1 codon; substituted 1 base at 1 genomic stop codon): MKFGSAAVKAAGEGLAAFSAGLARRLADKDAYSSNLVFSPLSIYSPLALVAAGARGTTLDELLRVLGARSQGELAEFLPRAAALMRDRSAAGGPRVASACGVWSDKSCPLKPGFVESVSVSGNTEMAAVDFQKNARGACRRINAWAKRVTHGLIDDVVGPGSVKKETLVVLGNAVYFKGKWEQPFDKTRTAHEPFRLLGGGAGCEVDVPFMRSRKAQFVAVHRGFKVLKLRYKMRSSRCASSSFSMCIFLPDADDGLPGLIESIASRPSFLHEHLPCRPVHVGKFRVPRFKLSFHDSLVAVLQQLGLVLPFSGMADFSDMAVCAIKLDDVVHKALLEVNEEGTKAAAVTMVRGLLGCAPGARPPPRVDFVADHPFACFIVEENTGAVVFAGHVIDPSREKYVRAKTISKFSIHVDEFPPRVDAAGEGLAALSAGLARRLADKDAYSSNLNTEMAAVDFRGDAKGACRRINAWAARVTHGLIDGVLGPDSVTEETLVLGNAVYFKGRWGQPFNKRRTIVRPFRRLGGAGEVEVPFMRSRKPQFVALHRGFKVLKLRYKMAXIPAPLAAAIPDRTQFSMCIXLPDADDGLPSLIDSIASQPSFMCDHLPRRRVDVGKFRVPRFKLSFHDSLVAVLRQPGLVLPFSNVADFSDMAGCPIKLDEVVHKAVLEVNEEGTKAAAVTIVRGLRGCAPRAKQPPPPRVDFVADHPFAYFVVEENTGTVVFNGHVVDPYRHRRLRRPRR; encoded by the exons ccggcgcccgggGCACCACCCTGGACGAGCTCCTCCGCGTGCTGGGCGCGCGCTCCCAGGGAGAGCTCGCCGAGTTCCTGccccgcgcggcggcgctgatGCGCGACCGCTCGGCAGCTGGCGGCCCCCGCGTGGCGTCGGCGTGCGGCGTGTGGAGCGACAAATCTTGCCCGCTCAAGCCGGGATTCGTCGAGtccgtctccgtctccgggAACACGGAGATGGCCGCCGTCGACTTCCAAAAGAACGCAAGGGGGGCGTGCCGGCGGATCAACGCGTGGGCGAAGCGCGTGACCCACGGCCTCATCGACGACGTCGTCGGGCCGGGCTCGGTGAAGAAGGAGACCCTCGTCGTGCTCGGCAATGCCGTGTACTTCAAGGGCAAGTGGGAGCAGCCCTTCGACAAGACGCGCACGGCGCACGAGCCGTTCCGGCTGCTGGGCGGTGGCGCTGGCTGCGAGGTCGACGTGCCATTCATGCGGAGCCGGAAGGCACAGTTCGTGGCCGTGCACCGCGGGTTCAAGGTGCTCAAGCTCCGCTACAAGATG CGCAGTTCTCGATGTGCATCTTCCTCGTTCTCGATGTGCATCTTCCTCCCGGACGCCGATGACGGCCTTCCTGGCCTCATCGAATCCATCGCCTCCCGGCCCAGCTTCCTGCACGAGCACCTGCCATGCCGGCCGGTCCACGTCGGCAAGTTCCGGGTGCCGAGGTTTAAGCTCTCCTTCCACGACAGCCTCGTCGCTGTCCTCCAGCAGTTGGGCCTCGTGCTGCCGTTCAGCGGCATGGCCGACTTCTCCGACATGGCGGTGTGCGCGATTAAGCTGGACGATGTCGTCCACAAGGCACTGCTAGAGGTGAACGAGGAAGGCAccaaggcggccgccgtcaCCATGGTCCGCGGGTTGCTCGGGTGCGCTCCTGGCGCCAGGCCACCGCCACGGGTGGACTTCGTCGCCGACCACCCGTTTGCGTGCTTCATCGTGGAGGAGAacaccggcgccgtcgtcttcgCCGGACATGTCATTGATCCCTCGAGAGAGAAGTA TGTACGTGCAAAAACTATCTCAAAGTTCAGCATCCATGTGGACGAATTTCCCCCGAGGGTTGACGCAG CGGGCGAGGGCCTGGCGGCGCTCTCGGCCGGActcgcgcgccgcctcgccgacAAGGACGCCTACAGCAGCAACCTC AATACGGAGATGGCCGCCGTCGACTTCCGTGGAGACGCGAAAGGGGCATGTCGGCGGATCAACGCGTGGGCGGCGCGCGTGACCCACGGCCTGATTGACGGCGTCCTCGGGCCGGACTCGGTGACGGAGGAGACCCTCGTGCTCGGCAACGCTGTGTACTTCAAGGGCAGATGGGGCCAGCCCTTCAACAAGAGGCGCACCATCGTCCGGCCGTTCCGGCGGCTGGGCGGTGCCGGCGAGGTCGAGGTGCCGTTCATGCGGAGCCGGAAGCCCCAGTTCGTGGCCTTGCACCGCGGGTTCAAGGTGCTCAAGCTCCGCTACAAGATGGC GATTCCGGCGCCTCTAGCAGCGGCGATCCCTGACAGGACTCAGTTCTCAATGTGCATCTAACTCCCGGACGCCGATGATGGCCTTCCCAGCCTGATCGACTCCATTGCCTCCCAGCCCAGCTTCATGTGCGATCACTTGCCACGCCGGCGGGTCGATGTCGGCAAGTTCCGGGTGCCGAGGTTTAAGCTCTCCTTCCACGACAGCCTTGTCGCCGTCCTCCGGCAGCCGGGCCTGGTGCTGCCATTCAGCAACGTGGCCGACTTCTCCGACATGGCAGGGTGCCCAATCAAGCTAGACGAGGTCGTGCACAAGGCGGTGCTGGAGGTGAACGAGGAAGGCACCAAAGCGGCCGCTGTCACCATTGTCCGCGGGTTGCGCGGGTGTGCTCCTAGGGCCAagcagccgccaccgccacgggTGGACTTCGTGGCCGACCACCCGTTCGCGTACTTCGTCGTGGAGGAGAACACCGGCACCGTCGTCTTCAACGGCCACGTCGTTGATCCCTACCGGCACCGTCGTCTTCGCCGGCCACGTCGTTGA
- the LOC100842674 gene encoding uncharacterized protein LOC100842674, translated as MGVLRACALPRSRVTFFKSIQKFKNDDYGYGMLVLRTALSPESDEQYRLEINDGPIPMQTTVGRSPDQSSGPRSDKRTPTAGPARWARLHLLLCPQIANNDNGGRWPGGSSRLAAGDQRGGGGGGGRPRGQQWWERRRTGLRAACKRIWGKAAPAAAQKNTRVMLVLYSVIKACVISSRSASSCRCIIHTVAIELKLYKKVHLAFNHVELMYASY; from the exons ATGGGGGTTCTTCGTGCATGCGCGCTGCCGAGATCTCGTGTCACGTTCTTCAAATCGattcaaaagttcaaaaacGACGACTACGGCTACGGGATGCTGGTCCTTAG AACAGCTTTGTCTCCTGAATCTGACGAGCAGTACAGGCTTGAGATCAACGACGGGCCAATTCCTATGCAGACGACAGTGGGCCGCAGCCCAGATCAATCGAGCGGCCCACGCTCGGATAAACGAACACCCACTGCTGGACCGGCTCGCTGGGCTcggcttcatcttcttctctgccCCCAAATCGCCAACAACGACAACGGCGGCCGGTGGCCGGGTGGTTCATCAAggctggccgccggcgaccagagaggcggcggcggcggaggaggaaggccgCGCGGACAGCAATGGTgggagcggaggaggacgggTTTACGTGCTGCGTGCAAGCGGATCTGGGGGAAGGCGGCGCCCGCAGCAGCGCAGAAGAACACTCGG GTAATGCTTGTTCTGTATTCTGTGATAAAAGCATGTGTAATTTCCTCAAGGTCTGCCAGTTCCTGCAG ATGTATCATCCACACAGTGGCCATTGAACTGAAGCTTTATAAAAAGGTGCACCTTGCCTTCAACCATGTTGAATTAATGTATGCTTCTTACTAG
- the LOC106866712 gene encoding uncharacterized protein LOC106866712: protein MFNSVFCRRAPGISHLLFADDTLLFFKAEECDVGTIQDIKTILRVEEDGFEAKYLGLPTPEGRMNKGKFQSLQEKLSKRVLQWGENSLSQGGKEVMIKAVAQAIPTYVMGVFKLPAGIFGGGLNRGRGRLIWVAWDVMLRPKNMGGLGFKDMQTFNQALLSRQVWRLIDKPDSLCARVLKAKYYPNGSLVDTVFTGNASSSWQAIEFGHDLVKNGIIWRIGNGEDVRV, encoded by the exons ATGTTCAACTCTGTGTTCTGCAG ACGGGCGCCTGGTATCTCACATCTCCTCTTCGCTGATGACACCTTGCTTTTCTTTAAGGCGGAAG AGTGTGATGTTGGTACCATACAGGATATTAAGACTATTCTCCGTGTGGAGGAGGATGGATTTGAGGCCAAATATCTGGGGCTGCCAACCCCGGAAGGACGCATGAATAAAGGGAAATTTCAGAGCCTTCAGGAGAAGCTTAGTAAGAGAGTTTTGCAGTGGGGTGAGAACAGCCTCTCGCAAGGGGGGAAAGAGGTCATGATCAAGGCTGTGGCACAAGCCATCCCTACCTATGTAATGGGTGTTTTCAAACTACCGGCAGGGATTTTTGGTGGGGGGCTGAacaggggaagaggaagactcATTTGGGTCGCTTGGGACGTCATGCTTCGGCCCAAGAATATGGGCGGTTTGGGCTTTAAGGATATGCAAACTTTTAATCAGGCCCTCCTCAGCCGTCAGGTGTGGCGCCTTATTGATAAACCAGACTCTTTGTGCGCTAGAGTTCTGAAAGCTAAATACTATCCCAACGGCTCCTTGGTTGACACTGTGTTTACTGGAAATGCCTCATCCTCCTGGCAAGCAATTGAATTTGGGCACGACTTGGTCAAGAATGGAATTATCTGGAGGATCGGTAATGGGGAGGATGTGCGCGTCTAG